From Paenibacillus sp. PvR098:
GCTTGGAAGAACAGATAAAGAGCAAAACAGTCTCTGAAGAAGAGTACTCAGGTCAAATTCAGCAGCTTGCCGGTATGTATGCCAAAATGTCACCAACGAAAGCTGCGCCGATCATGGAGAATTTAACCAAAAACGAATTGGTGCTTGTTCTAGGTATGATGAAAACGGATGAGCGTGTCAAAATTTTGGAGCGCATGGATCCTGTGAAAGCTGCAGAGGCTTCCATAATGATAAAAGATCAGACGAGTGTTAGGGACACGCAAATTGCGGCTCTTCAGGAAAGATTGAATCAATCGACCGCTTCACAGACTGAGGTAAACGATAACTTAAGCAGAGATGATCTTGGCTCTACATTTGCGAACATGACCCCAAAAAGCGCAGCCACGGTGTTACTGGAGATGCAAAAGTCGGATCCGGACAAGGTGCTCTCGATTTTGAAATCGATGGATAGCGTAGGTCGTTCGAGAGTGTTGTCTGCTTTGTCCGAGCAATCCAAGGAAACCGCTGCGTTACTCTCCGCACGACTCGTTCAGTAAACTTGGAAGGAGGTGAATTAAGATATGGAAATTACAGCTCAAACGCCAATTACGACATCTGTTGGTTCAACGTCCGGAGGAACAGCATTCAATTCGGGATCTAGCAGTTCGGGTTTTTCTACGACGCTAAACGGAATGCTCGTTTCGGGCAATCCACAAGCTGGTACGGATTTGACTGCTGCTGGGACAAGCCTTTCGGCTTTGATGGGTTTGCTTGCCCCTTTCTTGACAACTTCCGTTCCGACAGACGAATCTGCTGCAGCCATGAATGGCGAACAGATCGATGGCTTGATCCAGCTGTTGGAGCAGACTCAGGACGGAGCTGGGGGAAATCCTCTTTTATCGAATCCTGACTTGCAAGCGTGGCTTGCCCAGCTGCAGGAGATTTTGACGGCACTTGCTGCGAACATGGAGGCTGGTACTGCTAACGGACGCCATTCGGAAGAAGAAGGTAGTGCGCCATCGTACGTTTCTAATGATCTTTTGGATGGAGCATTAAATCCAATGCTGTTTATTCCACTGACTGCGGCTTCTCCGCGCGCAGAGGATGGCGGTAATCAATACATGGGCGGGACTTTACAGGCGGGGATCAGCCAAGCCGAAGCTGTCCAACTGTTGAAGCAGCTGAGAGAGATGGTGGAACAAGGGAAGAAAGACCCTCAGCTTCAGCAGTCCTTGAAGGAGCTTCCAGCAGTCTTGATGTCTGCGGCTGTGACCGAGAGCGATCAGAATAAGGGAGCCGAGCGATCTCAGCGTTTGTCTCAAACATCGCTTATCATGCAGCCGGCAACCGATGCGGAGTCTTCCGAGACACAGGAAATGGTCAGCATTGTCACTAACCCGCTGAACAAGTTAGAAATGTTAGCGGCTAAGCATACGGTTGCTATGCATTCCGCAGAGCAGCCGACGATCCAGGCCGACAACTTGTTTGAGCCATTGATACCAGCCGATTCCGGTACCATAACTGGACAGCAGCCAGCGATGTCGCTTCAAGATTGGATGAAGGGAGTACAAGCGGGACTGTCTATGCCGAAGCATCCAGTGCTTCAAATGTCCGCAGGAACATTTGCCAATGACTTGACGCAATTTGTTGTTAGTTCTTTCTCGCTCCAAACTTCGTCTGATGGGTTAACCGAAGCCAGGATCTCGTTATTTCCGCAGCATCTGGGACATGTAGAAGTCAAACTGACGATGCAGAACGGACTGCTTGTAGCTCAAATTATGGCAGACAGCTTGTCTGGTAAAGAAATGCTCGAAAGCCAGTTGGCACAGCTGCGATCGACGCTGCAAAGCCAAGGCATTCAAATCGAGAAGCTGGAGGTTAGCCAGAGCCAGAATTTCCAATCCGGTATGTTCCAAGAAGGGCGGCAGCAGCAGTCGGGTCAATCTTCCAAGCAAAACAAATCGGGCAGCAGCAGCGTAGCTAGCATTGAGGAAGAGCAAGGGTTAGAAACGAAGTCTAACATGAATACGACGGTTGACGGCCGTGGTTCCATTGACGTGACGGCATAAAAATCGACATTTCAAATGATACCGGCTTGAACAGGAGGTGAAACCGTGACAGACTCCAATATCAGTACCCGAAACGTATGGCCTTATTATGCTAAAGAAAATATTCAGCGTGCAGGATCTGAGGATAAGAATCAATTAGGTAAAGACGAATTCCTTAAAATATTGATTGCCCAATTGAAAAATCAAGATCCGACCCAACCCTTGCAGGACAAAGAGTTTATTGCGCAAATGGCTCAGTTCACTTCGGTGGAACAGCTGACGAATATGGCCAGTGAGATGAAGATGCTTCGCCAATCGCTCGGTTTTGCGTCAGGATTGATTGGGAAGAATATCACTTGGACTTATGAGGATAGCCAAGGAACAACGCATTTCAAAACCGGCATGGTTGAGTCCATCACGGTGAAAAAGGGCGAACAATTTGCGAAGGTGAACGGAGAGGAAGTCACGCTCGATAAAATCAGTCAAATTTCGAATCCGGAGGAAACGTAAATGACGGAGCGAATAACGATTGGCAGGCTTTATCCGAATGTGGTGACTCCGAGCCGCTCATCTAGAGCTGCAGCACAATCCGCCAATAGGAACGTATCGTTTGATTCGATTTTACAAAACCAAGCTTTGCGTTTCAGCCATCATGCTGAAGAACGATTACGGCAGCGAGGCATTCAGTTTCAGCCCGAACAGCTGGCCAAAATCAATTTGGCAATTGATAAAGCTGCAACCAAAGGTGCAAAAGATTCGCTAATGCTGATCAATGACACGGCCTTGATCGTGAACATTAAGAACCGTACTGTGGTTACTGCCATGGACGAAGCATCCATGAAAAACAACTTGTTTACGCAAATCGACAGCGCCATGATCATTTCTTAAAGAAAAGGCCGGCCCGATCTGCGGAGGCCATGGTTGTGGACCGACTGAAACAACCGATCATCTAGTACTTATTCGCATTTAGGGAGGAAATCTATCGATGTTAAGATCTCTGTATTCCGGCGTATCCGGTATGAGAGGATTTCAAACGAAGCTGGACGTCATCGGTAACAACATTGCCAACGTCAATACTGTTGGTTTTAAAGCCAGTCGTGTCATGTTTAAGGACATTCTCAGCCAAACCGTATCAGGCGTAACAGCGCCGACAGACGAGCGTGGGGGCGTCAATTCAAAGCAAATCGGACTTGGTGTTGCCGTGGGCGCCATTGATACGCTGCATACTCCTGGCAGTGCCATGACGACAAATGTCGTAACGGACTTGAGGATCGACGGCGATGGCTTCTTCGCAATGAGGGCGACGGAAGATCAAGAGCAGCCCTTTTTGTCCCGTGCAGGAAATTTCACGCTGGATTCTAATCGGCGGCTCGTTAATGCTGACGGATTGTTCGTGTCTGACAGCGAGGGAGGAATTATTCAGCTTGAGGATACGGTAACAGCATTTTCGATATCACAGTCTGGTGAGCTTATCACTGTAGGTGAAGACGGTGCAGCCACTCCAAGCGGTATCTTTATTGCGGTCGTTAAGGTTGCGAATCCTGCCGGACTCGAGAAGATTGGCGGAAACCTGTATCGCGTCACACCAAACGCAATGCCACCGGATGCATTGGAGCTGCCTACTGGAGAAGATGCTCAGGCCAATAATGCCGCAACCGGTACCGGGGCCATTATCTCCGGACAGCTAGAAATGTCCAATGTGGATTTGACTTCGGAATTTACCGAGATGATTATCGCGCAGCGCGGGTTCCAGTCTAACTCCAGAATTATTACGACTTCAGACGAAATTCTTCAAGAGGTTGTTAATCTGAAACGATAGATTGATTGATGGGGGAGGACTCCCTCCCCTGATTTTTTAGTGAACCGGAGGTAGCTGATGATTCGTCTGACCCGGCTTAACGGAAAGCAAATTACGATTAATGCTCTCTTGATCGAAATGATCGAAGAGACACCGGATACTATGATTACACTGGTAACCGGCAAAAAAATAATGGTGTTAGAAAAAGTAGAAGAAACCGTTGCGCTGGTTCAAAGCTTCATGCAAATGGTAGGGCTTGTAGGCGGTTCGATAAAAAGCCTGAATTCGGAGGGGTCGTAGTTGTTTAAGAGCAAAATATTCATTATGGTGGTTGCTATTCTTATCGCCATCACATTAATTTTGACGGCGGCTTTCGTTCTTTGGAACTATATGGATAAAGCAAATAGCACCCCGCTGGATCAAGCGCAGCAATCGGCCAGCGAAGTCAAGTCGGGTAAGAAGCTCACTCCGGATCAGGTACAGGAGAACACGTCCAGTATGCAAGATGTACTGACTAACCTCGCCGGAGGAAACAACAAGTTTATTAAAGTGAGCTTTGCCTTTGAATTGGAAAATAAGAAGGCGAAGGAGGAGTTTGAAAAGCTGGAAACCCAAATGAAAGCGATCGTGATCCAAACGCTCGCAGATATGACTCCAGATCAGGTGTCGGGGAGCAAAGGCTTTGACAATCTCACCTCAGCCCTTATGAATAAAATGAATCCGCTTTTGCAGCAAGGAAAACTGAATCAAATATTGATCACGGATATCGTTCTGCAATAGCATGAAGCATAATGAAGCATGTAGAGCAACAGCACGAAGGAGGTGACGCTAATGGTTGATGTTCTTTCTCAGAATGAGATCGACGCTTTGCTCGCGGCGCTATCTTCAGGAGAAATGGATGCGGAAGAGCTAAAAAAGGAAGAGACGCAGAAAAAAGTCAGAGCCTATGATTTTAAGAGAGCGGTTCGCTTCTCCAAAGATCATATTCGAAGTCTTACCCGTATTCATGAGAATTTCGCGCGGTATCTGACCACTTATTTTTCCGCCCAGCTCCGAACCTTTGTGCAAATAAATGTCGTACAGGTCGA
This genomic window contains:
- a CDS encoding flagellar hook-length control protein FliK; translated protein: MEITAQTPITTSVGSTSGGTAFNSGSSSSGFSTTLNGMLVSGNPQAGTDLTAAGTSLSALMGLLAPFLTTSVPTDESAAAMNGEQIDGLIQLLEQTQDGAGGNPLLSNPDLQAWLAQLQEILTALAANMEAGTANGRHSEEEGSAPSYVSNDLLDGALNPMLFIPLTAASPRAEDGGNQYMGGTLQAGISQAEAVQLLKQLREMVEQGKKDPQLQQSLKELPAVLMSAAVTESDQNKGAERSQRLSQTSLIMQPATDAESSETQEMVSIVTNPLNKLEMLAAKHTVAMHSAEQPTIQADNLFEPLIPADSGTITGQQPAMSLQDWMKGVQAGLSMPKHPVLQMSAGTFANDLTQFVVSSFSLQTSSDGLTEARISLFPQHLGHVEVKLTMQNGLLVAQIMADSLSGKEMLESQLAQLRSTLQSQGIQIEKLEVSQSQNFQSGMFQEGRQQQSGQSSKQNKSGSSSVASIEEEQGLETKSNMNTTVDGRGSIDVTA
- the flgD gene encoding flagellar hook assembly protein FlgD; the encoded protein is MTDSNISTRNVWPYYAKENIQRAGSEDKNQLGKDEFLKILIAQLKNQDPTQPLQDKEFIAQMAQFTSVEQLTNMASEMKMLRQSLGFASGLIGKNITWTYEDSQGTTHFKTGMVESITVKKGEQFAKVNGEEVTLDKISQISNPEET
- a CDS encoding TIGR02530 family flagellar biosynthesis protein, which encodes MTERITIGRLYPNVVTPSRSSRAAAQSANRNVSFDSILQNQALRFSHHAEERLRQRGIQFQPEQLAKINLAIDKAATKGAKDSLMLINDTALIVNIKNRTVVTAMDEASMKNNLFTQIDSAMIIS
- the flgG gene encoding flagellar basal body rod protein FlgG translates to MLRSLYSGVSGMRGFQTKLDVIGNNIANVNTVGFKASRVMFKDILSQTVSGVTAPTDERGGVNSKQIGLGVAVGAIDTLHTPGSAMTTNVVTDLRIDGDGFFAMRATEDQEQPFLSRAGNFTLDSNRRLVNADGLFVSDSEGGIIQLEDTVTAFSISQSGELITVGEDGAATPSGIFIAVVKVANPAGLEKIGGNLYRVTPNAMPPDALELPTGEDAQANNAATGTGAIISGQLEMSNVDLTSEFTEMIIAQRGFQSNSRIITTSDEILQEVVNLKR
- a CDS encoding flagellar FlbD family protein is translated as MIRLTRLNGKQITINALLIEMIEETPDTMITLVTGKKIMVLEKVEETVALVQSFMQMVGLVGGSIKSLNSEGS
- a CDS encoding flagellar basal body-associated FliL family protein; the protein is MFKSKIFIMVVAILIAITLILTAAFVLWNYMDKANSTPLDQAQQSASEVKSGKKLTPDQVQENTSSMQDVLTNLAGGNNKFIKVSFAFELENKKAKEEFEKLETQMKAIVIQTLADMTPDQVSGSKGFDNLTSALMNKMNPLLQQGKLNQILITDIVLQ